In Takifugu rubripes unplaced genomic scaffold, fTakRub1.2, whole genome shotgun sequence, one genomic interval encodes:
- the LOC115248767 gene encoding calcium homeostasis modulator protein 6-like isoform X2 — protein MGLEKLVELEFQCPCNPKWNGLFSSAFFIIPAIMAFILMLIIQGCRWDEWFKKTVSSSVPAIVWLISLFLDGQYFACAMTDWEGRFVLVDKAAPQKWCKPISEGNFTTQELMLRSQEWIFKSQVIAILLLIFICMGLTVYLIRNSCQEKKQTDSTREMQLSEVS, from the exons ATGGGactagagaagctggtggagctggagtttCAGTGTCCTTGCAATCCTAAATGGAACGGACTGTTTTCATCAGCATTCTTCATCATTCCCGCCATCATGGCCTTCATCTTGAT GTTGATCATTCAAGGATGCAGATGGGATGAGTGGTTCAAGAAGACTGTGTCCAGTTCCGTGCCTGCTATCGTGTGGCTGATCTCGTTGTTCCTCGACGGCCAGTACTTCGCCTGTGCTATGACAGACTGGGAGGGTAGATTTGTACTCGTTGACAAGGCAGCTCCACAGAAGTGGTGTAAGCCAATTAGTGAAGGAAATTTCACCACACAAGAGCTGATGCTCCGCTCACAAGAGTGGATTTTTAAGTCTCAG GTTATAGCCAtactcctcctcatcttcatctgtaTGGGTCTCACAGTGTACCTAATCAGAAATAGTTgccaagagaagaagcagacggaTTCCACCAGGGAAATGCAACTTTCAGAAGTGTCTTGA
- the LOC115248765 gene encoding uncharacterized protein isoform X1, translating into MEPKKQWFSKLKDAFSNGPLAPNVAFGFILMGLEKLVELEFECPCSPSWNGLFSSAFFIIPAVMAFTLMLIIQGCRCDESSRLITQGYRRYESSSFIIQGCRCDEWFKKTVSLSSSVPAFVWLILLFFDGQYFTCAMTDWDGRFVLVDKAAPKKWCEPISEGNFTRQELMLRSQRWIVTSQCTFSEIVEKRRSRRIPPGKSNFHKCLEKPFHKCCQDALTRGFPLKQLVGLHGSVVRVDITVLLFLFCITSEYVIGIMGSFLIIWFHFSF; encoded by the exons ATGGAACCTAAAAAACAATGGTTTTCCAAGCTGAAAGATGCATTTAGCAACGGTCCTCTTGCACCCAATGTGGCTTTTGGTTTTATCCTCATGGGactagagaagctggtggagctggagtttgAGTGTCCTTGCAGTCCTTCATGGAACGGACTGTTCTCATCAGCATTCTTCATCATTCCTGCCGTCATGGCCTTCACCTTGATGTTGATCATTCAAGGATGCAGATGTGATGAGTCCAGCAGGTTGATCACTCAAGGATACAGACGTTACGAGTCCAGCAGCTTTATCATTCAAGGATGCAGATGTGATGAGTGGTTCAAGAAGACAGTGTCCCTGTCCAGTTCCGTGCCTGCTTTCGTGTGGCTGATCTTGTTGTTCTTCGACGGCCAGTACTTCACCTGTGCTATGACAGACTGGGACGGTAGATTTGTGCTCGTTGACAAGGCAGCTCCAAAGAAGTGGTGTGAGCCAATTAGTGAAGGAAATTTCACCAGACAAGAGCTGATGCTCCGCTCACAAAGGTGGATTGTTACATCTCAG TGTACCTTTTCAGAAATAgttgaaaagagaagaagcagacggaTCCCACCAGGGAAATCCAACTTTCATAAATGTCTTGAAAAGCCTTTTCACAAGTGCTGTCAGGACGCTTTGACAAGAGGATTTCCCCTAAAACAGCTCGTGGGTCTTCATGGCTCTGTTGTCCGCGTGGATATaactgtgcttctgtttttattctgcattacCAGCGAGTATGTGATCGGCATCATGGGCtcgtttctcattatttggtttcacttttccttctga
- the LOC105419552 gene encoding neuronal acetylcholine receptor subunit alpha-5-like isoform X3 translates to MLKAGGAATALMLLLLLPLLCCCHRCHSLEVPKLSSCAKAEDKLFKYLFGNYQKWVRPVDHLNQTIRVKFGLAISQLVDVEKFSLMDCSLHGLEERNLILNGHIDSSLCLWDEKNQRMTTNVWMKQNCSMKFGSWTYDGSQVDIILEDFHVDKRDYFDNGEWEIVKATGSRGLRMDGSTSYPTITYFFIIRRLPLFYTLFLIIPCIGLSFLTILVFYLPSNGGEKISLCTSVLVSLTVFLLVIEEIIPSSSKAIPLIGEYLVFTMIFVTLSIVITVFAINVHHRSSSTHNDMAPWVRRVFLHHLPKLLCMRSHVDRYATSGAARTRGLGMAEGSEPELTPLFYTRQNLKAALDSIRYITMHVVKENEVREVVQDWKFVAQVLDRMFLWAFLLVSILGSALLFIPVIYKWASIIVPNHETMVFGN, encoded by the exons ATGCTGAAGGCGGGGGGTGCAGCCACCGCTCtcatgctcctgctgctgctgccactcttgtgctgctgccaccgctgcCACTCACTGG AGGTTCCAAAACTCTCCTCCTGTGCAAAAGCAGAGGACAAGCTCTTCAAATACCTCTTTGGAAACTACCAGAAATGGGTTCGCCCAGTGGATCACCTGAACCAGACCATCCGGGTGAAGTTTGGACTGGCCATTTCCCAACTAGTTGATGTG GAAAAGTTCTCACTCATGGATTGTTCTTTACATGGCCTAGAAG AAAGAAACTTAATTCTAAATGGACATATTGACAGCAGTTTATGTTTATGG GATGAGAAAAATCAGCGAATGACAACTAACGTGTGGATGAAACAG AACTGTTCCATGAAGTTTGGCTCTTGGACATATGATGGTTCCCAG GTGGACATCATCCTAGAGGACTTCCATGTGGATAAGAGGGACTATTTTGACAACGGCGAATGGGAAATAGTGAAGGCCACGGGCAGTCGGGGactgaggatggatggaagcactTCCTATCCCACTATTACCTACTTCTTTATCATCCGTAGGCTTCCTCTCTTCTACACCCTCTTCCTAATCATCCCCTGCATCGGCCTGTCCTTCCTCACCATCCTTGTCTTCTATTTGCCCTCCAACGGTGGGGAGAAGATCTCTCTCTGCACCTCAGTGCTGGTGTCTCTAACTGTTTTCCTCCTGGTCATTGAGGAGATCATTCCGTCATCCTCAAAGGCCATCCCTTTGATTGGGGAATACCTGGTTTTCACCATGATCTTTGTAACTCTTTCCATTGTCATTACCGTCTTTGCCATTAACGTCCAccaccgctcctcctccacgcaTAATGATATGGCGCCCTGGGTGAGGAGGGTTTTCCTGCATCATCTGCCCAAGTTGCTGTGCATGCGCAGCCACGTGGACCGTTACGCCACATCTGGAGCGGCCAGAACACGAGGACTAGGAATGGCAGAGGGCTCGGAACCGGAACTCACGCCTCTCTTTTACACCAGGCAAAACCTAAAAGCAGCTTTGGATTCTATCCGATATATAACCATGCACGTGGTGAAAGAAAACGAAGTCAGAGAG gtGGTCCAAGATTGGAAGTTTGTAGCCCAGGTTCTGGATCGGATGTTTCTTTGGGCCTTCCTCTTGGTGTCCATCCTgggctctgctctcctcttcatcccagTGATTTACAAGTGGGCCAGCATCATTGTCCCAAACCATGAGACCATGGTTTTTGGGAACTGA
- the LOC115248765 gene encoding uncharacterized protein isoform X3: protein MEPKKQWFSKLKDAFSNGPLAPNVAFGFILMGLEKLVELEFECPCSPSWNGLFSSAFFIIPAVMAFTLMLIIQGCRCDESSRLITQGYRRYESSSFIIQGCRCDEWFKKTVSLSSSVPAFVWLILLFFDGQYFTCAMTDWDGRFVLVDKAAPKKWCEPISEGNFTRQELMLRSQRWIVTSQCVSVLSPHPRL from the exons ATGGAACCTAAAAAACAATGGTTTTCCAAGCTGAAAGATGCATTTAGCAACGGTCCTCTTGCACCCAATGTGGCTTTTGGTTTTATCCTCATGGGactagagaagctggtggagctggagtttgAGTGTCCTTGCAGTCCTTCATGGAACGGACTGTTCTCATCAGCATTCTTCATCATTCCTGCCGTCATGGCCTTCACCTTGATGTTGATCATTCAAGGATGCAGATGTGATGAGTCCAGCAGGTTGATCACTCAAGGATACAGACGTTACGAGTCCAGCAGCTTTATCATTCAAGGATGCAGATGTGATGAGTGGTTCAAGAAGACAGTGTCCCTGTCCAGTTCCGTGCCTGCTTTCGTGTGGCTGATCTTGTTGTTCTTCGACGGCCAGTACTTCACCTGTGCTATGACAGACTGGGACGGTAGATTTGTGCTCGTTGACAAGGCAGCTCCAAAGAAGTGGTGTGAGCCAATTAGTGAAGGAAATTTCACCAGACAAGAGCTGATGCTCCGCTCACAAAGGTGGATTGTTACATCTCAG tgtgtgtctgtactctCCCCACACCCCAGGTTATAG
- the LOC115248765 gene encoding uncharacterized protein isoform X4: MEPKKQWFSKLKDAFSNGPLAPNVAFGFILMGLEKLVELEFECPCSPSWNGLFSSAFFIIPAVMAFTLMLIIQGCRCDESSRLITQGYRRYESSSFIIQGCRCDEWFKKTVSLSSSVPAFVWLILLFFDGQYFTCAMTDWDGRFVLVDKAAPKKWCEPISEGNFTRQELMLRSQRWIVTSQK; the protein is encoded by the exons ATGGAACCTAAAAAACAATGGTTTTCCAAGCTGAAAGATGCATTTAGCAACGGTCCTCTTGCACCCAATGTGGCTTTTGGTTTTATCCTCATGGGactagagaagctggtggagctggagtttgAGTGTCCTTGCAGTCCTTCATGGAACGGACTGTTCTCATCAGCATTCTTCATCATTCCTGCCGTCATGGCCTTCACCTTGATGTTGATCATTCAAGGATGCAGATGTGATGAGTCCAGCAGGTTGATCACTCAAGGATACAGACGTTACGAGTCCAGCAGCTTTATCATTCAAGGATGCAGATGTGATGAGTGGTTCAAGAAGACAGTGTCCCTGTCCAGTTCCGTGCCTGCTTTCGTGTGGCTGATCTTGTTGTTCTTCGACGGCCAGTACTTCACCTGTGCTATGACAGACTGGGACGGTAGATTTGTGCTCGTTGACAAGGCAGCTCCAAAGAAGTGGTGTGAGCCAATTAGTGAAGGAAATTTCACCAGACAAGAGCTGATGCTCCGCTCACAAAGGTGGATTGTTACATCTCAG AAATAg
- the LOC101063771 gene encoding UDP-glucuronosyltransferase 2A1-like → MEDFIMFLLFATVICLPTSMIPEVLGGNVLVFPHEGSHWVNMRVLIEELHSRRHNVTVVQAADSWYISQTSPHYKSITLDVAVGANDTFFHHFVTEVVKIKRHQGNAWSRFGLDSELKNNFYELHRKICEAIVHMFENEDLMESFQDSKFDIVLTDPANGGGVLLAHRLGLPLVFNARWTVHGEAHFAVAPSPLSYVPLPPSELSDKMNFIERVKNLLFYIMRMHLYKQVVGPHYSAVVSRYFDQDTDYFSLFQAADLWLMRVDFVFEYPRPTMPNVIYIGGFQCKPAKPLPEHLEEFVQSSGEHGVIIMSLGTFIAELPQDLADQIAAAFAKMSQKVIWRYKGAKPATLGNNTLLVDWMPQNDLLGHPKTKLFVAHGGTNGVQEALYHGVPIIGLPLIFDQPDNVHRLEVRGAGKVLDFFTMTEEIFFQGNLEENIA, encoded by the exons atGGAAGATTTCAtcatgtttttgctctttgcaaccGTCATCTGCCTTCCCACCTCCATGATTCCAGAGGTTCTCGGTGgtaatgttttggtttttccacacgaAGGAagccactgggtgaacatgaggGTCCTGATTGAGGAGCTGCACTCCAGAAGACACAATGTGACGGTGGTCcaggctgcagacagctggTACATCAGCCAAACGTCCCCACATTACAAGAGCATCACACTCGATGTCGCCGTCGGGGCAAACGACACATTTTTCCATCACTTTGTTACTGAAGTTGTCAAGATCAAACGTCACCAAGGCAATGCTTGGTCCCGTTTTGGATTAGACAGCGAGTTAAAAAACAACTTCTATGAATTGCACAGGAAAATATGTGAAGCGATTGTGCACATGTTTGAGAATGAAGACTTGATGGAATCCTTCCAAGATTCCAAGTTTGACATAGTTCTGACAGATCCTGCCAACGGAGGAGGGGTCCTTCTGGCTCACCGCCTCGGGTTGCCGTTGGTGTTCAACGCTCGGTGGACCGTCCACGGCGAGGCCCACTTTGCTGTCgcaccctctcccctctcctacGTCCCACTTCCACCTTCAGAATTATCTGACAAGATGAATTTCATTGAGAGGGTCAAGAACTTGCTTTTTTACATCATGAGGATGCATCTCTACAAGCAGGTTGTGGGGCCACATTATTCTGCGGTGGTCAGCCGTTACTTTGACCAAGACACGGACTACTTCTCCCTGTTTcaagctgctgacctgtggctgatgagagtggactttgtgtttgagtatccccgtcccaccatgcctaatgtcATCTATAttggagggttccagtgtaaacctgccaagcctttacctgaacacctggaagagtttgtgcagagttcaggagaacacggagtcatcatcatgtctctggggactttcattgctgagcttcctcaggatctggctgatcagatcgctgcagcttttgctaaaatgTCTCAGAAGGTTatctggagatacaagggtgccaaaccagcaactctgggcaacaacactttactggtggactggatgcctcagaatgatctcttaggacatcccaaaacaaagctgtttgtggctcatggaGGAACAAACGGAGTTCAGGAAGCTCTCTATCATGGAGTTCCCATCATTGGACTTCCTCTGATTTTTGATCAACCTGATAATGTGCATAGACTTGAAGTGAGGGGTGCAGGGAAGGTCCTGGATTTTTTTACTATGACTGAAGAGATCTTCTTTCAAg GTAACTTGGAAGAGAACATTGCTTGA
- the LOC115248765 gene encoding calcium homeostasis modulator protein 6-like isoform X2 codes for MEPKKQWFSKLKDAFSNGPLAPNVAFGFILMGLEKLVELEFECPCSPSWNGLFSSAFFIIPAVMAFTLMLIIQGCRCDESSRLITQGYRRYESSSFIIQGCRCDEWFKKTVSLSSSVPAFVWLILLFFDGQYFTCAMTDWDGRFVLVDKAAPKKWCEPISEGNFTRQELMLRSQRWIVTSQVIAIILLIFICVGLTVYLFRNS; via the exons ATGGAACCTAAAAAACAATGGTTTTCCAAGCTGAAAGATGCATTTAGCAACGGTCCTCTTGCACCCAATGTGGCTTTTGGTTTTATCCTCATGGGactagagaagctggtggagctggagtttgAGTGTCCTTGCAGTCCTTCATGGAACGGACTGTTCTCATCAGCATTCTTCATCATTCCTGCCGTCATGGCCTTCACCTTGATGTTGATCATTCAAGGATGCAGATGTGATGAGTCCAGCAGGTTGATCACTCAAGGATACAGACGTTACGAGTCCAGCAGCTTTATCATTCAAGGATGCAGATGTGATGAGTGGTTCAAGAAGACAGTGTCCCTGTCCAGTTCCGTGCCTGCTTTCGTGTGGCTGATCTTGTTGTTCTTCGACGGCCAGTACTTCACCTGTGCTATGACAGACTGGGACGGTAGATTTGTGCTCGTTGACAAGGCAGCTCCAAAGAAGTGGTGTGAGCCAATTAGTGAAGGAAATTTCACCAGACAAGAGCTGATGCTCCGCTCACAAAGGTGGATTGTTACATCTCAG GTTATAGCCAtaatcctcctcatcttcatctgtgtgGGTCTCACAGTGTACCTTTTCAGAAATAgttga
- the LOC105419552 gene encoding neuronal acetylcholine receptor subunit alpha-5-like isoform X2 yields the protein MLKAGGAATALMLLLLLPLLCCCHRCHSLEVPKLSSCAKAEDKLFKYLFGNYQKWVRPVDHLNQTIRVKFGLAISQLVDVDEKNQRMTTNVWMKQEWTDMKLRWNPEEYAGITIIRVPSDRIWRPDVVLYDNSDGRFEGTITKAVVKYDGTITWTAPANYKSACTIDVTFFPFDLQNCSMKFGSWTYDGSQVDIILEDFHVDKRDYFDNGEWEIVKATGSRGLRMDGSTSYPTITYFFIIRRLPLFYTLFLIIPCIGLSFLTILVFYLPSNGGEKISLCTSVLVSLTVFLLVIEEIIPSSSKAIPLIGEYLVFTMIFVTLSIVITVFAINVHHRSSSTHNDMAPWVRRVFLHHLPKLLCMRSHVDRYATSGAARTRGLGMAEGSEPELTPLFYTRQNLKAALDSIRYITMHVVKENEVREVVQDWKFVAQVLDRMFLWAFLLVSILGSALLFIPVIYKWASIIVPNHETMVFGN from the exons ATGCTGAAGGCGGGGGGTGCAGCCACCGCTCtcatgctcctgctgctgctgccactcttgtgctgctgccaccgctgcCACTCACTGG AGGTTCCAAAACTCTCCTCCTGTGCAAAAGCAGAGGACAAGCTCTTCAAATACCTCTTTGGAAACTACCAGAAATGGGTTCGCCCAGTGGATCACCTGAACCAGACCATCCGGGTGAAGTTTGGACTGGCCATTTCCCAACTAGTTGATGTG GATGAGAAAAATCAGCGAATGACAACTAACGTGTGGATGAAACAG GAGTGGACTGACATGAAACTTAGATGGAACCCTGAGGAGTATGCGGGCATTACGATTATCCGAGTCCCATCTGACAGAATCTGGCGTCCCGATGTTGTACTTTACGACAA TTCTGATGGGCGGTTTGAGGGTACTATCACCAAGGCCGTCGTAAAGTACGATGGCACTATAACATGGACAGCGCCGGCCAATTACAAGTCGGCCTGCACCATTGATGTCACCTTCTTCCCTTTTGACCTTCAGAACTGTTCCATGAAGTTTGGCTCTTGGACATATGATGGTTCCCAG GTGGACATCATCCTAGAGGACTTCCATGTGGATAAGAGGGACTATTTTGACAACGGCGAATGGGAAATAGTGAAGGCCACGGGCAGTCGGGGactgaggatggatggaagcactTCCTATCCCACTATTACCTACTTCTTTATCATCCGTAGGCTTCCTCTCTTCTACACCCTCTTCCTAATCATCCCCTGCATCGGCCTGTCCTTCCTCACCATCCTTGTCTTCTATTTGCCCTCCAACGGTGGGGAGAAGATCTCTCTCTGCACCTCAGTGCTGGTGTCTCTAACTGTTTTCCTCCTGGTCATTGAGGAGATCATTCCGTCATCCTCAAAGGCCATCCCTTTGATTGGGGAATACCTGGTTTTCACCATGATCTTTGTAACTCTTTCCATTGTCATTACCGTCTTTGCCATTAACGTCCAccaccgctcctcctccacgcaTAATGATATGGCGCCCTGGGTGAGGAGGGTTTTCCTGCATCATCTGCCCAAGTTGCTGTGCATGCGCAGCCACGTGGACCGTTACGCCACATCTGGAGCGGCCAGAACACGAGGACTAGGAATGGCAGAGGGCTCGGAACCGGAACTCACGCCTCTCTTTTACACCAGGCAAAACCTAAAAGCAGCTTTGGATTCTATCCGATATATAACCATGCACGTGGTGAAAGAAAACGAAGTCAGAGAG gtGGTCCAAGATTGGAAGTTTGTAGCCCAGGTTCTGGATCGGATGTTTCTTTGGGCCTTCCTCTTGGTGTCCATCCTgggctctgctctcctcttcatcccagTGATTTACAAGTGGGCCAGCATCATTGTCCCAAACCATGAGACCATGGTTTTTGGGAACTGA
- the LOC105419552 gene encoding neuronal acetylcholine receptor subunit alpha-5-like isoform X1 encodes MLKAGGAATALMLLLLLPLLCCCHRCHSLEVPKLSSCAKAEDKLFKYLFGNYQKWVRPVDHLNQTIRVKFGLAISQLVDVEKFSLMDCSLHGLEERNLILNGHIDSSLCLWDEKNQRMTTNVWMKQEWTDMKLRWNPEEYAGITIIRVPSDRIWRPDVVLYDNSDGRFEGTITKAVVKYDGTITWTAPANYKSACTIDVTFFPFDLQNCSMKFGSWTYDGSQVDIILEDFHVDKRDYFDNGEWEIVKATGSRGLRMDGSTSYPTITYFFIIRRLPLFYTLFLIIPCIGLSFLTILVFYLPSNGGEKISLCTSVLVSLTVFLLVIEEIIPSSSKAIPLIGEYLVFTMIFVTLSIVITVFAINVHHRSSSTHNDMAPWVRRVFLHHLPKLLCMRSHVDRYATSGAARTRGLGMAEGSEPELTPLFYTRQNLKAALDSIRYITMHVVKENEVREVVQDWKFVAQVLDRMFLWAFLLVSILGSALLFIPVIYKWASIIVPNHETMVFGN; translated from the exons ATGCTGAAGGCGGGGGGTGCAGCCACCGCTCtcatgctcctgctgctgctgccactcttgtgctgctgccaccgctgcCACTCACTGG AGGTTCCAAAACTCTCCTCCTGTGCAAAAGCAGAGGACAAGCTCTTCAAATACCTCTTTGGAAACTACCAGAAATGGGTTCGCCCAGTGGATCACCTGAACCAGACCATCCGGGTGAAGTTTGGACTGGCCATTTCCCAACTAGTTGATGTG GAAAAGTTCTCACTCATGGATTGTTCTTTACATGGCCTAGAAG AAAGAAACTTAATTCTAAATGGACATATTGACAGCAGTTTATGTTTATGG GATGAGAAAAATCAGCGAATGACAACTAACGTGTGGATGAAACAG GAGTGGACTGACATGAAACTTAGATGGAACCCTGAGGAGTATGCGGGCATTACGATTATCCGAGTCCCATCTGACAGAATCTGGCGTCCCGATGTTGTACTTTACGACAA TTCTGATGGGCGGTTTGAGGGTACTATCACCAAGGCCGTCGTAAAGTACGATGGCACTATAACATGGACAGCGCCGGCCAATTACAAGTCGGCCTGCACCATTGATGTCACCTTCTTCCCTTTTGACCTTCAGAACTGTTCCATGAAGTTTGGCTCTTGGACATATGATGGTTCCCAG GTGGACATCATCCTAGAGGACTTCCATGTGGATAAGAGGGACTATTTTGACAACGGCGAATGGGAAATAGTGAAGGCCACGGGCAGTCGGGGactgaggatggatggaagcactTCCTATCCCACTATTACCTACTTCTTTATCATCCGTAGGCTTCCTCTCTTCTACACCCTCTTCCTAATCATCCCCTGCATCGGCCTGTCCTTCCTCACCATCCTTGTCTTCTATTTGCCCTCCAACGGTGGGGAGAAGATCTCTCTCTGCACCTCAGTGCTGGTGTCTCTAACTGTTTTCCTCCTGGTCATTGAGGAGATCATTCCGTCATCCTCAAAGGCCATCCCTTTGATTGGGGAATACCTGGTTTTCACCATGATCTTTGTAACTCTTTCCATTGTCATTACCGTCTTTGCCATTAACGTCCAccaccgctcctcctccacgcaTAATGATATGGCGCCCTGGGTGAGGAGGGTTTTCCTGCATCATCTGCCCAAGTTGCTGTGCATGCGCAGCCACGTGGACCGTTACGCCACATCTGGAGCGGCCAGAACACGAGGACTAGGAATGGCAGAGGGCTCGGAACCGGAACTCACGCCTCTCTTTTACACCAGGCAAAACCTAAAAGCAGCTTTGGATTCTATCCGATATATAACCATGCACGTGGTGAAAGAAAACGAAGTCAGAGAG gtGGTCCAAGATTGGAAGTTTGTAGCCCAGGTTCTGGATCGGATGTTTCTTTGGGCCTTCCTCTTGGTGTCCATCCTgggctctgctctcctcttcatcccagTGATTTACAAGTGGGCCAGCATCATTGTCCCAAACCATGAGACCATGGTTTTTGGGAACTGA
- the LOC115248767 gene encoding calcium homeostasis modulator protein 6-like isoform X1 — MERKKQWFDTLKNEISNSPLVSNVAFGFILMGLEKLVELEFQCPCNPKWNGLFSSAFFIIPAIMAFILMLIIQGCRWDEWFKKTVSSSVPAIVWLISLFLDGQYFACAMTDWEGRFVLVDKAAPQKWCKPISEGNFTTQELMLRSQEWIFKSQVIAILLLIFICMGLTVYLIRNSCQEKKQTDSTREMQLSEVS, encoded by the exons ATGGAACGTAAAAAACAATGGTTTGacacactgaaaaatgaaattagcaACAGTCCTCTTGTGTCAAATGTGGCTTTTGGTTTTATCCTCATGGGactagagaagctggtggagctggagtttCAGTGTCCTTGCAATCCTAAATGGAACGGACTGTTTTCATCAGCATTCTTCATCATTCCCGCCATCATGGCCTTCATCTTGAT GTTGATCATTCAAGGATGCAGATGGGATGAGTGGTTCAAGAAGACTGTGTCCAGTTCCGTGCCTGCTATCGTGTGGCTGATCTCGTTGTTCCTCGACGGCCAGTACTTCGCCTGTGCTATGACAGACTGGGAGGGTAGATTTGTACTCGTTGACAAGGCAGCTCCACAGAAGTGGTGTAAGCCAATTAGTGAAGGAAATTTCACCACACAAGAGCTGATGCTCCGCTCACAAGAGTGGATTTTTAAGTCTCAG GTTATAGCCAtactcctcctcatcttcatctgtaTGGGTCTCACAGTGTACCTAATCAGAAATAGTTgccaagagaagaagcagacggaTTCCACCAGGGAAATGCAACTTTCAGAAGTGTCTTGA